AACGTGCCCGCATACCCATTCATCTCCGCGGCATGAGCCAGCATCGCCGGGTAGTTGTACATAATCTGCGACATCAGACAAACCCTCCCTAAACCCCGGTGTAACCCGACGCCGCAGCAGCATCAGCCGCGACATAAGTACTGCCCGCATCAGCCAGATTCACCTGCGCCATATCCAGCAACGCATTCACCCGCGCCGCCATCGCCACAAACCGCGCATGCGACCCCTGAAACGCCGCCGCCGCCTCACCGACATGAAACGCCTGCGCCGACAACGCCGCCTGCTCGGCCTGCGCCATCGTCGAACGCATCAACGCCGCCTTAGCCCCAAACGCCGACTCCGACGCCACCAACTGCGGAATATGGGCATCCAACAAACTCATCACCGCACTCCTTTCTCTTCCTTGGACTCTTCTACTTCGACACTTCTACTTCGACTCCGACGCCGGATCGTCCGGGTCGTTCTCACTCCAGGTGTCCGGCAACATCGGCACATTGGGTCCGCCCCCGAATCCGTCGCCGGCCAACGTGGCCAGCCCGGACGCCGTCGCAGCGCGGCGCTGGCCCACGGTTCCGGTGAAACCGAGCGGACCGGCCCCGCGGTCCGAACCCGCCGCAGCAGGCGCCGGCACGGGCTCTTCCGCCGGTCCGGAGCTCGGACCGGAATCCATATCCATGTATTCGTCGGCGTGGTCGTGCAGTACGGCGCGCCGGCGCCGCCGCGCCCGGGCCTTGTCGCGCGCCGCGCTGCCTACCGCCGCGGCGGCCGCGGGCACCCGCGAGGCCGGTGCCTGCGCCTTGTTCCGGTCGGTCAGGGTCGGACCCAGACCGGCGCCGGGATCGCCACCGGCAACCAGGTAGCCGAATCCCATCACGCCCGCCGCAGGGGGCGGCGGCGCGACCGCCGAGGTGGCCGGAGCAACCGGCACACCCGGCGCACCGGGCGTGGCGATGCCGGAGCTGAAGCCCGCCACCACCGCCTTGGGCTGATCACCCGACGGGTTGGCCGCGTTCGGCACGGACTCGGCGACGCCCTCGGGTGCGCCTTCTTCGCCCAGGTTGGCCAGATAGCTCAGTCCGACGCCGAGCACGATCGGCACCAGGATCGAGGCGCCCAGCATCACCCCCCAGAAGGTGAAGCCGAACGGGATGAAGAACGCCTCGTAGGCGATGAAGAACAGCAGCGGGAACCAGGTCACCAAGGCGCTGGGGCTGCTCATGATCTCCCGGATCACTCCGGCCGGATCCTGCAGCAGCTGGCCGAGCTGGTTGAACAGCTGGGTGAAGAAATCCGCGCCGCCCGGAGTGTCCGCCGCCGGTTGCGCCGAGTCGGCTTTGACCACCGGAGGTGCTTGGACCGTGCGCGGCGCCGACGCCAGCGCGGCACCGGATACCGCATGGTAGGTGCTCATGGTGGTGGCCGCCTGGATCCACATCCGGACGTAGTCGGCTTCGTTGAGCGCAATCGGGATCGTGTTGATACCAAAGAAATTGGTGGCGACCAACACCCCGTGCGTCATGTGGTTGGCGGTCAGCTCCGCCAGCGTCGGCATCGACGCCAGCGCGCTGGCGTAGGCCGAGGCCGCCACCTCGTGCTGGGCGGCCACTCCGGCGCTGTCCGCGCTGGCCTTACCCAGCCACGCCAGGTACGGCACGTGAGCCGCCAGGTACTGCTCGGCGCTGGGGCCCTGCCAGGCGCCGCTCTGCACCGCACCGAGCAGCGTGGTCAATTCGTCTGCGACCGTGGCGTACTCGACGCTCAGCGCATTCCACACCCCGGCAGCGCTCAGCAGCGGACCCGGGCCGGGGCCGCTGCTCAGCAATGCTGAATGCACCTCCGGAGGGGAGGCGATCCAGACCGGGGCGGAGATCATCAGACGCTGCCGCCGCCATAGGTCGCAGCGGCCGCACCGTCGCCGACGGCGTAGTTGACGCCGGACTCCCCCACACCGACACCGGCGCGGCCGAGTTCGGTGGCGCCCTGGGCGGCCACCGCGGCGTGTTCGCTGCCCTGGGCACTGAAACCGGCGGCGGTCTGCAGCGAGACCGGGTCGGCCGCCGGCGGCAGCACCGCGGTGATCAGCGGGGCGGCACTGGCCTGCGCGGCCGCCAGACGGGCGGTCAACGCCTCGACCGCTGCACTGGCCGCGGCGAGACCTTCCGGAACCACATTGAGCGTCATGACAATTTCTCCTTCCGCACTTCGATGCGCATCAGCGCGTCAGACTCTGGCTGAACAACGGATTGACCAACTGCAGGTAGGTGGGTTCGTCGCCGTCGCCGAGCAGCATCGCCCGGCCCGCCGGCAACCGGCCGAAGCGCTGGCCGCGGATCTTGCCGCTGTCAGCGGGGTTGCCCGAGAGCATCAGCGTGGTGGCCTGCAGGTCGTTGAGGCGCCGCAGCAGCGGGTTGGTCATCAACGCGTGGGCCGAGCCGGTGGCCCGGCCGGTGACGATCACCCGCAGCCCCAGATCATTGGCCTGGGACAGCAGCCCGATCAGGTTGGTCCACGGCCGCTGACCCGCGTACGGCCCGCTCAGCGCCGGGGAGTCCGGGATGGAGTCGACGTCGTCGATGATCAGGTAGTGGGTGTGGCCCTGGTAGCTCCACCCGGCCAGATCCGCCGCCGACAGCCCGGCCGGTGGCCGGCGCGAGCCGATCAGCGCGGACAGGCCCAGCATCGCCGGGATCACCCGGTCGATGTTGGCGGTGTACTCGTTGTCGGCGAACAGCGGTTCGTCGACCAGGTGCAGGCGGCGATCCAGCACGGTGAAGGCCACCTGCTCGGCGGTGCTGTTCTCCCGCACGGTGCGGATGATGTGCCGCAACAGGGTGGTCTTGCCGGACTTGGCATCCCCGAGCACCATCACCAGCGGGTTGTCGGTGAAGTCCACCTCCACCGGAGCGAGGTCTTCTTCGCGCACACCGATCACGATGCGTTCCGGTGCCGGCCACAGCGTCCCGACCTCTTCGGGCGCCAGGTTCGTCGGCAGCAGCCGCACCGGTGGGGCGGCCAGCCCGGGGTGACGCGCGTTGATCTCGGCGATCTGGCCCAGATCGGGTTGGGCGATCAAGAAGTGCTCGGCGGCCATGGTCAGGCCGCGGCCCGGCTGGTTGGCCGGCACGGCCTCGGCCGGGCGGGTCAGGGCCCCGGCCACCCGCACATTGCTGTCCCGCGGGTCGTGCAGCTTGAGCTCCAGACGCAGCCCCAGGCCGTCACGCATCGCCAGCGGCACCTCCAGCCAGCTCGGGGTGGTGACCACGACGTGGATGCCGTAGGCCAGCCCGACGTTGACCAGCTCGGTCACCTTGGCCAGCAACGGGTTACGGGTATTGAACGCATCGGTGTTGTCCCGGCTGAACGCATACAGGTTGTCGATGACCAGGAAGACCTCGCCGTAACCGTCGTTGAGCGAGCCGATGCTGCCGTCCCGGAACGCCTCGCGCTGCTGGCGGGCGGTCAACAACTGCTCGAGCTCACCGAAGGTGCGGCGGATCCGCTCGGGCTCCAACCCCGAGGCCACACTGCCGACGTGCGCGAGGTCCTGCAGGGCGCGCAGCTGCCCGCCACCGTAGTCCAGGCAGTAGAAACTCACCTCGCGCGGCGAGTGCAGCTGCGCCGCCGACATGATGAATGTCTGCAATGCGGTGGTCTTTCCCGACTTGGGGCCACCGTGGATGAGCATGTTGCCGCTGGCCGAGCGGGCATCGAACACCAGCGGGTCACGACGCATGTCGAACGGCTTGTCGATCTCACCCAGCGGCCAGCGCAGCTGCCGCTCGCCGACGCCGGCCCGGGCCAGCGCCGCGTTCAGCGGGATCGTCTCGTCCAGCGGCGGCAGCCACAGCACCGGTGCCTGCGGCCCGTAGTTGGCCAGCTGGTCGCCGATCGTGGCGATCAGCTTGCGCGGCGGGGCGTGCGTCTCATCGTCGGGCTCGGTCACCACGGTGGTCTCGGCACCGGAGGCGACCGCACCGGCGGTGAACAGCTTGGGCTCGGGAATCGCATGCATCACCACGGCCCGGGACTGCCGCGGCGGGTCATAGATGCCGTCGACGTAGGTGCTGCGGAACTTGATCGGCGCCGCGCCCGGTGCGGGCACCAAAAAGCCTTCGCCCTTGTGCTCCTTGCCGGACTCGATGTGATAGGCGTCCTCGACCCCGATGATCTGGCGCGACACACTCGGCGAGGCGACCTTCAACCCGATGCGATACGAGGTGTTCTTGTCGATGTCCTTGATCTTGCCGACATCCAAAGTCTGCGAGGCGAACAGGATGTGGATCCGAAACGAACGGCCCTTGCGCGCAACGTAGTCGAACAGCTCGGCGTACTCCGGGTGATCGGCCAGCATCAAGGTGAACTCGTCAGCGACGATGAACAGCGTCGGGATCGGCGCCAGATCATGCCCGGCCGCGATCGCCGCCTCGTACTCGGTCACCGAGTTGAACGCACTGCCCTGGACCTGGCGGCCGGCCTCGCGCAGCAACAGCTCACGCCGCGCCACCTCACCACGCAGGGTGTCGGCGAACCGCTCCGCCAGCGACTTCTTCTCCGCCATATTCGAGATGACGGCGACGACCTGTGGGAAGTGCCGGAAGATGTCGGCGCCGGCCTCACCCTTGAAGTCGGCGTAGATCACGATCAGCCGGTCGGCCGAGTGCGTCGTCAGCAGCGCCAGCAGGATCGCCATCAGGGTCTGCGACTTACCCGAACCGGTCATGCCGATCATCAACCCGTGCGGGCCCATGCCGCCCTCGGCCTCATCCTTGAGGTCGAAGATCAGCGGCTCACCGGTCGCGGTGACCCCGATCGGAACCCGCAGTTCCTCGTCGCGGCTGCGTGGCGCCCACAACGCGGGCACGTCGAGGCGCGAAGCGTCGGCAATACCCAGCAGCGTGGTGAAGCTGGCGCCGCGGGTGCCCGCCGAACGCAGCCCGGCATGGGTCGGGTTGGAGTCCCACCGCGACAGCCGCCGCGCCAAATGCGCCGCCTCTTCGACGGTCAACGCGTCGGCCTGATCCACGTAGCGCTGCCAGCCGCCGGTCTGCCAGCGGTCGATGAACTTCCCCCCGGCACTGATCCGCAGGATCGGGCGCTCGGGGTCGGAATACTGCTCGCGGTTGGGTGCGACCCTGCCGCGCTGCACGATGGTGACCCCGGCGCGGGCGGCCCCCAACACCGAGGCGGCCACGTCGAAGTCCGGGTCATCGATGATCACCAGCAGATGCCGGCCCGACTCGGCCGGCTCGCCGGTGAACGCCGGACGCTCGGCCAGCACCGGCGCCAACAACCCCACCAACTCCTCGGCGCTGCCGGCCAGGTAGCGGGCCGGGCCGACGCCATCGACAGAACCCGGAATATCCACCTGCGGCAACCACTTCAGCCATGACCAGGCCGGGCTCTCCAGCTCCGGCGAGGCCAGCGCCACCCCGAGCATGGTCGGGTCGTGCCAGGTGACGGCCTGGGCGACCCAGGCCCGTATTGCACCCGCGACGTCTTCGGCGGCACCGTCCTTCTCGGCCAGCACGGTGATCCGGGAGACCTTCGTCAGGTCCAGCCCGACCGGTACGTCGCGCACGGTGCGCTGGGTGTCGAGCAGGCTGCGTAATGCGCTGTGCGACACCGGCTCCAGATCGATCTCGTCGGCGGTGTCGGTGACCCGCACCGCACTGGCCAACGGCACCGAATGCCGCCCGGTGCGCACCACCAGGAAGTCCTCGTCGTGCGGATCACGCTCCCACTGCCGGCGCGAACCGGGAACGACGGCCAGCTCCGACGGGTCGGGGTGCGACCACTCGGCGGCGGCGCGCTGCTTGGCGGCCGAACCCCGGATGTTGTCCCGGACCACCGACAGATACCGCAGATAGTCGGCCCGCTCAGCATCGACCTCGACGGTGCGGGCCTTCTTGTCCCCACCGCGATAGATACCCGCCGCCGCGACCAGCAGAGCGAACGGGAAGAACAGCATCACCGGCGAGATCAACCGCATACCGGTGGCGACCATCGCGATCACCATGCCGACGATCAGGATCACGATCACCACCGGCAGCGCCCGCTGCAGGAACGACGCCGGTACCACCCGCGGCAACTCCGGCGGCGGCTCGATGGTGATGGTGCCCTTGTCGGTGGGCGGCGCCGGCAGCCGACGACGCGCCTCAAAAATCAAACGACTCATCGGGTCTCTCCCCCGGTAGTGGCGCCCAGATCGGCCGTAGCGCGGCGGACGGGCCGTTGGTCCGGCGCCAGCCCGTCGTGGGCCAGCAGCGCGTCGGAGCGCGACAAGGTCGGTCCAAGGGCGAACTGCGACAGCACCGACCACGGAATGGGCAGTGCGGGCTGGCTCAACCCGAGCGCGGACACGGTGTCACCGTCACCACCGGTGGTACCGCCTTCGGTGTTGACCCCGTAGCGCACCCCGGTGTCGGAGATCCAGAAGAGTGGGCCCGCAGTGGGATTGGCGGTGGGGTCGCTGTTGACACTCTGGGTGAAGTAGCCGGTGCCCGGGTCCAGGGCGACCCGGGCGGCCGTCCCGCCGACACCGGCGCCGACCAGATCCAGGGTGCGCACGCCGTCGCGCAGCGGCAGCGAGGAGCCGGACAGCAGCGTCAGCGAGCTGGTACTGGCCCCGGCGGCCCGGCTCCAGTGCGCACAGGTGAGCGGGTCGGCCACCGGATCGGTGAGGCTGACCGGTTTCTCGGGGAAGCGGGAGGTGTCCAGCGCGTGCGACACCGGCAGTCGCGCGATGTCGTCGGCGCCGAGCAGCGGCGGCTTCTCCAGCCCGTGCGAGTCGGTGTTACGCAGCACCGCCGCGAGCACCCCGGAGATCGGCTGCAGGCCGTCCGGCAACACCGCGTAGTAGCGCACGGTCGCCTCCGAGCCGCCCTCCAAGGTGTGCGCCGCCACGACCGCGCCGATCGGAGCGTCGGCCGGCAGGTCGAACGACGGCTTGTCGCCGGCGCCGGGGATCAGCGGTGCCGTCAGCGCGGGCGCCTCCGGGATCACGTTGAACAGGCCCGTCGAGATCGAACGCGGCGTGGGGACGGCCGAGCCCCGCTCACCGATCCCGAGGGCACCGGTGATGGCACGGTCGGACAGATCGATCCGGCTGCGCTTGCCCTCCCACAGCAGCCAGGCGCCCGCACCGTTGTCGGCCAGCACCGCCTGCTGTGCGTCGAGCGCGCCGGCGCGGGATCCGCCGTCGCCCGGCGGCCCGGCGATCACCGTCACCCCGGCGGCCGTACCGGCCACCGAGTCGCACACCGTCCAGTCCGCGTCACGGCTGGCGTTCTGCACCATCCGCTCCGGGGCGCCCGGAATGCCGATCAGGTTGCCGCGCGGAATCTTATCCAGCCCAGTGCTTTTCACCGCGGTTGGGTTGACCGGGCGCCCGACGATCAGCCGGGCGGAGGTCAGGTTCAGCACCGGGTGCAGCTGGTCGCCGACCCGCACGTACAGCGCCGAAGTCGACTTGTCCGCCAGCACCGGGTCGTTGGCGGCCGCACTGTTGGGCCAGATCAGGGTGAACACAAAGCAGCCGCCCGCCACGGTGGCCAGCACCAGCAGGCCCATCAGGACCGCACGGGCCTGCGAGCGAAGCGGCTCCACCAGCATCCGGGTGTCGTGCAGGGCGACGCCCGAGGCGATCCGCCGCATCACGAACCGCCAGCCGCTGACCTGATGCTTGGTGACGAAACCCCGCCGGTACTCGACCCGGTCGGGGTTCTCGTTGACCGGGGTGCGCGAGGCGAACGAACGCCGCTCCTCATCGCTGCGGTCGGGCTGAGCGCCGCTCACGCGTTCGCCTCCAGACCCAGGCCACGCAGCAACGGCGTCACCGAGTTACGGACATCTTCGGTAGTGATGGTCATGAGCTCCTCATCGGTGAACACACCGGTACCGGACTGTTCGGAATGGTCGAGCCGGAACTCGCGCTCCTCCTCGGAGCGCTCCACCAGGTTCCGGACGAACCGGCCGTTGCCGGCGATGTCGAGGCTGCGCCGGGCGATCCCGTTGGCGTCGGGGTGCGACGCCTCGGCCAGCTGGCCGAAGAGCGCCTGCATCTCCTCCAGCGCGGACTGCTCGAAGCGGCTGTCGCGCTGCTCGGCCATCTTGTAGGCGATCTCGACCAGCTCCGGCGGTTGGTAGGACGGAAAATCGATGCTGCGGGTGAACCGCGACCGCAGACCTTCGTTGGTGTCCAGGAACCGGTCCAGGTCGGCGCGGTAGCCGGCGACGATCACCACCAGGCGATCGCGGTCGTTTTCCATCCGCGCCAGCAGGGTGTCGATGGCGACCAGCCCGAAGTCGTTCTTGGCGCCGGTTGCCACCAGCGCGTAGGCCTCGTCGAGGAACAGCACGCCGTCCAGCGCACTGTCGATGATCGCGTTGGTCTTGGCCTCGGTCTCCCCGATGTGCTGGCCGATCAGGTCGGCACGGTGCACCTCTTTGATGTTCTCTTTCTTCAACAGCCCCAGGCCGCAGTAGATCTTTGCCACCACGCGGGCGATGGTGGTCTTACCGGTCCCGGGAGGGCCGGCGAATACCAGGTGGTGGGTGCGCTGGCCGACGGCCAGTCCGTGCTGCTTGCGCACCACCTCCATGGCCACCGAGCTTTTGAGCCGCTGCACCTGGTTCTTGACCTCGGACAGGCCGATGAACTCTCCGAGTTCACGTTCGGCCTCGGCCAGCAGTTCGGCCTTGCGTTCGTGGGCGGCCGGGTCGATGAAGTCCTCGGCGCTCGGCTCGGTCTCGGGGTCCCAGGGATCGGTCCGCGCCTCGATCCGCGCCGCGGTGGTCGTGACGATCCCGAAGCTGGTGTCCAACAACGCATGTTGAACCTGCTCGTTCTCCGGGTCGGCGGCGTAGAGGTCCTGCAGCACCTCGGCGGCCGTCTCGTCGTCGCCCTGCGCCCGCAGGATCAGTCCCTTGGCCAGGGCCCCGTCGGTTGCGGCCACGGCGATCGGCCCTTCCGGCTCCTCCAGATAGGACAACGCCGGGGCGTACATGCCCAGCCGGGCCAGCGCGATGCCGAGGGCGATCTTGGCGGCGTGGGTGAACAGCTCGTCGCGGTCGGGGTCGTTGACTATCGGGGTCAGCATTTTGACCATGTCCGACCAGCGCCCGGCGTGGTGGTTCACCGCGATCGCCAGCCAGCGCGCGTCGTTCCAGTCCGGACGCCGCTGCGTGATCTCGGCGACCAGCTCGTTGGCCTCCGCGCAGCGGCCCGCCATCGCCAGCTGGGCGGCATGCGCAAGGTGGAAGTCGTCGGCTTCGGTGGCGCGCAGCTTCAAGTACAGGCCGGTGTCGTAATGGAAGCCCAGCGCGCCCTGCGGCAGGTCCAGACGCCGCTGCAGCGCCCCGGCGGTGGCGGCGGTCTGGGAGGCGGCGGCCAGCACCCGCGGCGACTGGTCGCCGGCGGCGGCCAGGCCGGTCCAGGCGTCGCACTGCTCGTGCGCGACCCGGGTCAGCGCGGTGAAGCCGGTGCGGGCCGCGGCCAGGTCGGCCGGCCGTTGCCGCTGGTAGACGGGGATACCCAGGGCACGGCAGCAGGTGGCGAACCGGCTGAGGGTTTCCTCGTCAACCCGTGGTTGCGGTGTCAACAGAGCCGCGTCACCGTTGTTCATGCGTGGCTCGCCCCTTCACCAGTGTTGCCTAAGCTAACTCGGCTGAAGTTAGCATTGCATAAGCTAACTGTCGAGGTCGGTC
This is a stretch of genomic DNA from Mycolicibacter terrae. It encodes these proteins:
- a CDS encoding type VII secretion protein EsxS, with product MSLLDAHIPQLVASESAFGAKAALMRSTMAQAEQAALSAQAFHVGEAAAAFQGSHARFVAMAARVNALLDMAQVNLADAGSTYVAADAAAASGYTGV
- a CDS encoding PPE family protein; this encodes MSAPVWIASPPEVHSALLSSGPGPGPLLSAAGVWNALSVEYATVADELTTLLGAVQSGAWQGPSAEQYLAAHVPYLAWLGKASADSAGVAAQHEVAASAYASALASMPTLAELTANHMTHGVLVATNFFGINTIPIALNEADYVRMWIQAATTMSTYHAVSGAALASAPRTVQAPPVVKADSAQPAADTPGGADFFTQLFNQLGQLLQDPAGVIREIMSSPSALVTWFPLLFFIAYEAFFIPFGFTFWGVMLGASILVPIVLGVGLSYLANLGEEGAPEGVAESVPNAANPSGDQPKAVVAGFSSGIATPGAPGVPVAPATSAVAPPPPAAGVMGFGYLVAGGDPGAGLGPTLTDRNKAQAPASRVPAAAAAVGSAARDKARARRRRRAVLHDHADEYMDMDSGPSSGPAEEPVPAPAAAGSDRGAGPLGFTGTVGQRRAATASGLATLAGDGFGGGPNVPMLPDTWSENDPDDPASESK
- a CDS encoding PE family protein, whose product is MTLNVVPEGLAAASAAVEALTARLAAAQASAAPLITAVLPPAADPVSLQTAAGFSAQGSEHAAVAAQGATELGRAGVGVGESGVNYAVGDGAAAATYGGGSV
- the eccCa gene encoding type VII secretion protein EccCa, whose amino-acid sequence is MSRLIFEARRRLPAPPTDKGTITIEPPPELPRVVPASFLQRALPVVIVILIVGMVIAMVATGMRLISPVMLFFPFALLVAAAGIYRGGDKKARTVEVDAERADYLRYLSVVRDNIRGSAAKQRAAAEWSHPDPSELAVVPGSRRQWERDPHDEDFLVVRTGRHSVPLASAVRVTDTADEIDLEPVSHSALRSLLDTQRTVRDVPVGLDLTKVSRITVLAEKDGAAEDVAGAIRAWVAQAVTWHDPTMLGVALASPELESPAWSWLKWLPQVDIPGSVDGVGPARYLAGSAEELVGLLAPVLAERPAFTGEPAESGRHLLVIIDDPDFDVAASVLGAARAGVTIVQRGRVAPNREQYSDPERPILRISAGGKFIDRWQTGGWQRYVDQADALTVEEAAHLARRLSRWDSNPTHAGLRSAGTRGASFTTLLGIADASRLDVPALWAPRSRDEELRVPIGVTATGEPLIFDLKDEAEGGMGPHGLMIGMTGSGKSQTLMAILLALLTTHSADRLIVIYADFKGEAGADIFRHFPQVVAVISNMAEKKSLAERFADTLRGEVARRELLLREAGRQVQGSAFNSVTEYEAAIAAGHDLAPIPTLFIVADEFTLMLADHPEYAELFDYVARKGRSFRIHILFASQTLDVGKIKDIDKNTSYRIGLKVASPSVSRQIIGVEDAYHIESGKEHKGEGFLVPAPGAAPIKFRSTYVDGIYDPPRQSRAVVMHAIPEPKLFTAGAVASGAETTVVTEPDDETHAPPRKLIATIGDQLANYGPQAPVLWLPPLDETIPLNAALARAGVGERQLRWPLGEIDKPFDMRRDPLVFDARSASGNMLIHGGPKSGKTTALQTFIMSAAQLHSPREVSFYCLDYGGGQLRALQDLAHVGSVASGLEPERIRRTFGELEQLLTARQQREAFRDGSIGSLNDGYGEVFLVIDNLYAFSRDNTDAFNTRNPLLAKVTELVNVGLAYGIHVVVTTPSWLEVPLAMRDGLGLRLELKLHDPRDSNVRVAGALTRPAEAVPANQPGRGLTMAAEHFLIAQPDLGQIAEINARHPGLAAPPVRLLPTNLAPEEVGTLWPAPERIVIGVREEDLAPVEVDFTDNPLVMVLGDAKSGKTTLLRHIIRTVRENSTAEQVAFTVLDRRLHLVDEPLFADNEYTANIDRVIPAMLGLSALIGSRRPPAGLSAADLAGWSYQGHTHYLIIDDVDSIPDSPALSGPYAGQRPWTNLIGLLSQANDLGLRVIVTGRATGSAHALMTNPLLRRLNDLQATTLMLSGNPADSGKIRGQRFGRLPAGRAMLLGDGDEPTYLQLVNPLFSQSLTR
- the eccB gene encoding type VII secretion protein EccB — encoded protein: MSGAQPDRSDEERRSFASRTPVNENPDRVEYRRGFVTKHQVSGWRFVMRRIASGVALHDTRMLVEPLRSQARAVLMGLLVLATVAGGCFVFTLIWPNSAAANDPVLADKSTSALYVRVGDQLHPVLNLTSARLIVGRPVNPTAVKSTGLDKIPRGNLIGIPGAPERMVQNASRDADWTVCDSVAGTAAGVTVIAGPPGDGGSRAGALDAQQAVLADNGAGAWLLWEGKRSRIDLSDRAITGALGIGERGSAVPTPRSISTGLFNVIPEAPALTAPLIPGAGDKPSFDLPADAPIGAVVAAHTLEGGSEATVRYYAVLPDGLQPISGVLAAVLRNTDSHGLEKPPLLGADDIARLPVSHALDTSRFPEKPVSLTDPVADPLTCAHWSRAAGASTSSLTLLSGSSLPLRDGVRTLDLVGAGVGGTAARVALDPGTGYFTQSVNSDPTANPTAGPLFWISDTGVRYGVNTEGGTTGGDGDTVSALGLSQPALPIPWSVLSQFALGPTLSRSDALLAHDGLAPDQRPVRRATADLGATTGGETR
- the eccA gene encoding type VII secretion AAA-ATPase EccA, translated to MNNGDAALLTPQPRVDEETLSRFATCCRALGIPVYQRQRPADLAAARTGFTALTRVAHEQCDAWTGLAAAGDQSPRVLAAASQTAATAGALQRRLDLPQGALGFHYDTGLYLKLRATEADDFHLAHAAQLAMAGRCAEANELVAEITQRRPDWNDARWLAIAVNHHAGRWSDMVKMLTPIVNDPDRDELFTHAAKIALGIALARLGMYAPALSYLEEPEGPIAVAATDGALAKGLILRAQGDDETAAEVLQDLYAADPENEQVQHALLDTSFGIVTTTAARIEARTDPWDPETEPSAEDFIDPAAHERKAELLAEAERELGEFIGLSEVKNQVQRLKSSVAMEVVRKQHGLAVGQRTHHLVFAGPPGTGKTTIARVVAKIYCGLGLLKKENIKEVHRADLIGQHIGETEAKTNAIIDSALDGVLFLDEAYALVATGAKNDFGLVAIDTLLARMENDRDRLVVIVAGYRADLDRFLDTNEGLRSRFTRSIDFPSYQPPELVEIAYKMAEQRDSRFEQSALEEMQALFGQLAEASHPDANGIARRSLDIAGNGRFVRNLVERSEEEREFRLDHSEQSGTGVFTDEELMTITTEDVRNSVTPLLRGLGLEANA